The following are from one region of the Lytechinus variegatus isolate NC3 chromosome 4, Lvar_3.0, whole genome shotgun sequence genome:
- the LOC121413781 gene encoding protein dopey-1-like isoform X4: protein MSMDENELLSEPKYRAYVTAVEKALKAFEYSSEWADLISALGKLNKVLQTNSRYRIIPKRLLIGKRLAQCTHPALPSGVHLKALETYDLIFRFIGPKLLCQDMFIYSAGLFPLLGNASMSVKPVLLNIYEEHYLPLGEHLKPALTGLLQGILPGLEEGSDFFDRTNTLLEQLCAGMVKSNFYGALWECVLSSPVVRLPAISFILAQVDRKLPISEQKYFLGNNKCIMVKAVCAAINDAVVLVQRSVLDLIMICFPIHNSGLQSDELAELLTASLSVLLRRDMSLNRRLFSWLLGIENGKKLPSLPLAPPVGMDNSAKMHRRTNSVLTNDSMVSNEDEGSEYFEMHSKQLLIQGLRKWLHDPPQDPYNMDSKQRFFKPYRILISLLDKPEISTPIIDEILLEVFLAVFTHCTKRKAPSKPDNSVPLASEKEADFANWEMLQGSEKPIELIKTANLLFNSFEPYFIWEYIAQKFELCCQHSVLRSTAQSFVSTSSTSTNFTCTKLCVLVSFLLDIVALETYPETPTEYLPQLLCKIIMTLTNYCGYLDLSDIHHALGLCLKLLTKVQPSMVTSPEPKTGLIPHADPEQLPQALLKQLEGIENGYDVIEDERSEGEQGGASVHRREVDQSERKGMGVEEPKQGKEGEKQDQDLEDEDDESSKLIDAKDKDSDDDDLGTVQSLDRLSSQPQKFSENNPPPTRLRRPTSLSSRQDSLLEEPLDTPEQAKAKDRKPPNPSISSLGNSESEKDGPPMFLMQACVQCFQTFFAKLITKKILPNADIVKSCMTKLQVGDVAPPDKDPSENGEEESGDALDKDSDETEVGKKKKRKSWEDLPWKPKSDKVEDVRTRTDSALTSDEAARQYLVDVTISCTSSKVLCQAFSTACNLLVEFACFPMYCNETISASLLKAPRMKGSMLGLPDWLQNLLTCCCFLKDFDTQTMAISTVLELITLTKSVMSSSDSKLVLPNPPNSPRSESGTISVVLIPAISSKHLECLNYSSSFFQRVAVCLWSHMSPQTPVYHSRSADLLHQLHNATPDAYICEDIIGNSLVQSKTTGSLEAHTKFALLWHLIRSQIRSSSPASKIRTFDRSLLVVLDSMEHPSSMIRSTTQSWLLDAINRGDIARLLEPILLVLLHPATARASVQFLGADAMRRKQMEEELREREQHLDSIENRIYSIGSVDGEIKFYVLKDGEQKFVMNAGKQDPVFACTSVDEKMNFVTRSNLGLRFSQPPDFHHKPLSVTINPMSMSAHASFSDSDSDASAPTSKAADRSSDRRTSGGTNVGDKSKLSISTKGKVAVDKKTDSGSDTATPVRGSGEGSTDDLSVSDGYDEPSYVYNEEVDESIEDAVRSILYALVDKVVSNIEEKEIDESDSATVRRAPPVSSPPASTHHSSKGYVRAKGGPVAPSSPVKGSEEFMLDDLEGVMSGMETEPTSDSEITWRYPQEYCQAFDEKRIRLLPESKLTSLHPLQQHILLYVQVYDEEQILHVLARLKSILHACPRQFVCAMSSTNISSTNTPQLIKLQQLLARHKRCITGWDFYTQLEQEALLSFRSTTYLEVLILTCVYFMRSYYPQDGRATERDALGNRDVQTASMEVLQHVLFELVDVVKNGGRGLATFISDLLVRCKVQKAVVYCLLASVYGARKSKSTLPDKDKTIIQDSCPELLTEGAQTFQIQLLKLVLTIIILEDHLFVLRDSSLETTAGTDDGEWEYRHLKFQTQNSAMGFLKSERLSCQGLLLTAVQTALKQHHNANMHRHWIALITDSLPYLERGLPKLGIPLTSQLCRNLESLAGVYKMQENSKSSDKEDLPPDHVITMLEGLTNICHFCLLESSSSLSSMTSRHSASSPVNESESTPTAQIFSSLIGALTRDKTKGATTPTSGPMSSPKTEARKGLLGMLPRIMASISRLWSAVQGAELGRDDQEKNQETPCYSMGTPKAVRQQIMELLSPIALHHSTNLLAAVGVVWSDSRRRHKPPKGKVLAQPSNEQLVLVQLVSAIKALPTDTLVQTIKLVLKAPPFTIRDKNQPGLEVSMLQFLYAYVQKMAVAPLRDSWPSILGLLKDALQLNLSAPAQFLLLGILNEIVHKLLPFEERKDQRDLQEISQRLMEAANTIAGSSLEQTTWLRRNVSVKINASHISESDADASDSAVGPESPTEGAVNNGNSPLTTPPITTPPAQQSYSQYSVQALTLLAELMAPLLDMVYGSDEKDKVVPLLTSIMHNVTPYLKNHSALNMPSFRACTSLVSSLSDYQYTRKAWKKDAFDLLVDASFFQMDTSCIGGWRCIIDNLMTHDRTTFKDLMTRVAALQNTSLSIFASKEQEMEQRAQLLKRLSFVVFCSERDQYVRSLPDIQERLAESLRLSQSPVVHEQVFMFFRVLLLRVSPHHLTGLWPTMITEMVQVFLHMEEQLAKNAQDGSKRSALVSFFQLGSNGGNPLKTFLNLYLAASKFLDLALCLPSESLPQFQVYKWAFVGESNEGDSQTRFVPHIARVTKLLRARKKQDPSLNHTIMQRASQGRPLLTMHHIRSVEELLPFFNTLCNMRQPSASRPATTSQGLTVTAGSHDNRQNNVRDDGEEVIVMEKQENGVQSAMADDELIEHLVERDFLLIA from the exons GACCAACACCTTACTGGAGCAGCTATGTGCTGGTATggtgaaatcaaatttctatgGTGCTTTGTGGGAGTGTGTACTCTCCAGTCCAGTGGTCAGACTTCCAGCCATCTCCTTCATCCTGGCTCAGGTGGACAGGAAACTGCCCATCAGTGAACAGAAGTACTTCCTGGGCAACAATAAATGCATTATG GTAAAAGCTGTATGTGCAGCAATCAACGATGCAGTGGTGCTCGTACAACGAAGTGTGCTAGACCTCATCATGATCTGCTTCCCCATCCATAACTCTGGCTTGCAGTCTGATGAACTCGCTGAGCTACTCACCGCATCTCTCAGTGTCCTACTCCGCCGGGATATGTCCTTGAATAGAAGACTCTTCTCCTGGTTGCTGGGTATCGAGAACGGTAAGAAGCTGCCAAGCTTGCCTCTTGCTCCTCCTGTCGGGATGGACAATTCTGCGAAGATGCACCGCAGGACAAACAGTGTGCTTACAAATGATAGTATGGTTAGCAACGAGGACGAAGGGTCAGAGTACTTTGAGATGCACTCTAAGCAGTTGTTAATCCAGGGCTTGCGGAAGTGGCTCCACGACCCTCCCCAGGATCCCTACAACATGGACAGCAAGCAACGCTTCTTCAAACCTTACCGTATCTTGATCAGTCTTCTGGATAAACCAGAGATCAGCACTCCCATCATTGATGAGATTCTCCTTGAGGTATTCCTGGCAGTGTTCACCCACTGTACCAAGAGGAAGGCACCTTCAAAACCAGATAATTCTGTGCCCTTGGCCTCCGAAAAGGAAGCAGACTTTGCCAACTGGGAAATGCTTCAAGGATCGGAGAAGCCCATCGAGCTGATCAAGACTGCTAACTTACTCTTTAACTCATTTGAACCTTACTTCATCTGGGAATACATTGCCCAGAAGTTTGAGTTGTGCTGTCAGCATAGTGTGCTTCGAAGTACTGCACAGAGCTTTGTCTCAACCAGCTCTACTAGTACTAACTTTACTTGTACCAAACTTTGCGTCCTTGTCAGTTTTCTACTGGACATTGTGGCCTTA GAAACCTACCCTGAAACCCCAACAGAGTACCTTCCACAGCTCCTGTGCAAGATAATCATGACTCTGACCAACTACTGTGGCTACCTGGACCTGAGTGACATCCACCATGCCCTTGGACTGTGCCTCAAACTGCTGACCAAAGTCCAGCCATCCATGGTGACCAGTCCTGAGCCCAAGACTGGACTGATACCGCATGCTGACCCAGAACAGCTTCCTCAAGCACTCCTGAAGCAGTTGGAGGGGATAGAGAATGGATATGATGTCATAGAAGATGAACGTAGTGAAGGCGAACAAGGTGGTGCTTCTGTCCATAGAAGAGAAGTTGACCAGTCTGAAAGAAAAGGGATGGGTGTAGAAGAACCAAAGCAGGGTAAGGAAGGGGAAAAGCAGGACCAAGACCtggaggatgaagatgatgagagTAGTAAGCTTATTGATGCAAAAGATAaggatagtgatgatgatgacttagGGACAGTGCAATCGCTTGACCGCCTTTCCTCGCAACCTCAAAAGTTCAGCGAGAACAACCCTCCTCCCACCCGTCTGCGCCGTCCCACAAGCCTTAGCAGCAGGCAGGACTCCCTCTTGGAGGAGCCTTTGGACACTCCAGAACAAGCCAAGGCAAAGGACCGGAAACCGCCTAATCCAAGCATATCTTCTCTGGGGAACAGCGAGAGTGAGAAGGATGGACCTCCCATGTTTTTGATGCAGGCCTGCGTCCAGTGTTTCCAGACTTTCTTTGCAAAACTGATCACCAAGAAGATCTTGCCAAACGCGGACATCGTGAAGTCGTGCATGACCAAGCTTCAGGTTGGTGACGTTGCTCCCCCTGACAAAGACCCCTCTGAGAATGGGGAAGAAGAGAGTGGTGATGCTTTAGACAAAGACAGTGATGAGACAGAGGTTggtaaaaagaagaagaggaaatcCTGGGAAGATTTGCCTTGGAAACCAAAGAGTGACAAGGTTGAAGATGTCAGGACAAGAACAGACTCTGCATTGACAAGTGATGAGGCTGCCAGGCAGTATTTAG TCGATGTGACTATCAGTTGTACCTCATCCAAGGTGCTATGTCAGGCATTCAGTACAGCATGCAATCTACTGGTTGAGTTTGCTTGCTTTCCAATGTACTGCAATGAGACCATCTCAGCATCGTTACTCAAGGCACCAAGAATGAAAG GGAGTATGCTAGGCCTACCAGACTGGCTACAGAACCTTCTGACCTGTTGCTGCTTCCTCAAGGACTTTGACACCCAGACCATGGCCATCTCAACGGTTCTGGAGCTCATTACCTTGACCAAGTCAGTCATGTCAAGTTCAGATAGTAAGCTGGTTCTACCCAATCCACCCAACTCACCTAGGTCCGAGTCGGGGACTATATCAGTAGTACTCATCCCAGCTATCTCATCTAAACATTTGGAGTGCCTCAACTACAGCTCCAGCTTTTTCCAG AGAGTTGCAGTATGTCTTTGGTCACACATGAGCCCTCAGACACCAGTCTACCATTCCCGCAGCGCAGATCTGCTTCATCAACTTCACAATGCTACACCTGATGCCTACATCTGTGAAGACATCATTGGCAACTCACTGGTCCAGAGCAAAACG ACTGGATCGTTGGAAGCTCATACTAAATTTGCTTTACTGTGGCACTTGATACGAAGTCAGATAAGATCAAGCAGCCCTGCTTCAAAGATCAGGACATTTGATAG ATCCTTGTTAGTGGTCCTTGACAGCATGGAACACCCTAGCAGTATGATACGTTCTACCACACAGAGCTGGCTTTTGGATGCCATCAACCGTGGTGACATAGCAAGGCTCCTTGAACCGATTCTTTTAGTCCTGCTACACCCTGCAACAGCCAGGGCATCTGTTCAGTTCCTTGGAGCGGATGCCATGCGAAGGAAGCAGATGGAGGAGGAACTCCGTGAGCGAGAGCAGCACCTTGACAGCATCGAGAATCGTATCTACAGTATTGGCTCCGTCGACGGGGAGATCAAGTTCTATGTCTTGAAAGACGGAGAGCAGAAGTTTGTCATGAATGCTGGAAAGCAGGATCCCGTCTTTGCCTGCACGAGCGTCGATGAGAAGATGAACTTTGTGACGCGGAGTAACCTTGGTTTACGATTCAGCCAGCCACCAGATTTCCATCACAAGCCCCTCAGTGTGACTATCAATCCGATGAGTATGAGTGCGCATGCATCCTTCAGTGATTCTGATAGTGATGCCAGTGCACCAACCTCAAAGGCTGCAGATAGGTCATCAGACAGGAGGACTTCTGGTGGGACAAATGTTGGGGATAAATCCAAGCTAAGCATCAGTACTAAAGGGAAGGTGGCTGTAGATAAGAAGACAGACTCGGGTTCAGACACTGCGACTCCGGTTAGAGGTAGTGGAGAGGGAAGCACTGATGACCTATCAGTCAGCGACGGCTATGATGAACCTTCTTATGTGTATAATGAAGAGGTAGATGAATCAATAGAGGATGCTGTCAGAAGTATTCTGTATGCCTTAGTGGATAAGGTTGTTTCAAACATTGAAGAGAAGGAAATTGATGAATCAGATTCTGCTACCGTTAGACGAGCACCCCCTGTATCCTCACCACCAGCAAGTACCCACCATAGTTCTAAAGGCTATGTGAGAGCCAAAGGAGGTCCTGTTGCACCTTCCTCCCCTGTGAAAGGATCGGAAGAGTTCATGTTGGACGATCTAGAAGGGGTCATGTCAGGCATGGAAACTGAACCAACAAGTGACTCAGAAATCACTTGGAGATATCCTCAGGAATACTGTCAAGCATTTGATGAGAAACGCATCCGCCTTTTGCCAGAGTCGAAACTGACTTCCTTGCATCCGCTCCAGCAGCATATCCTGCTCTACGTTCAAGTGTATGATGAAGAGCAAATCTTGCATGTTCTTGCTAGGTTAAAATCAATCCTTCATGCATGCCCTCGGCAGTTTGTCTGTGCAATGTCATCTACGAATATCAGCAGTACAAACACTCCCCAGCTGATCAAGCTCCAACAGCTACTTGCCCGCCATAAGCGTTGCATCACGGGATGGGATTTCTACACTCAGCTGGAGCAAGAAGCACTTCTTAGTTTCAGGAGCACCACCTATCTTGAGGTTCTTATCCTCACCTGTGTGTACTTCATGCGAAGCTATTACCCGCAGGATGGCCGTGCCACAGAGAGAGATGCTCTTGGGAACCGGGATGTCCAGACAGCAAGCATGGAAGTCCTCCAGCATGTTTTGTTTGAACTAGTAGATGTTGTTAAGAATGGTGGTAGAGGACTAGCAACCTTTATCAGTGACCTCCTTGTCAGGTGCAAAGTCCAGAAGGCTGTTGTGTACTGTCTGCTAGCATCGGTGTATGGTGCAAGGAAGTCCAAGTCTACACTTCCAGACAAGGACAAGACAATCATACAGGATTCCTGTCCAGAACTCCTCACAGAGGGTGCCCAAACTTTCCAGATTCAACTTTTGAAACTGGTCCTAACCATCATTATTCTGGAAGATCACCTCTTTGTTCTCAGGGATTCTTCGCTAGAAACAACAGCAGGAACGGACGATGGGGAATGGGAGTACCGCCATCTCAAGTTCCAGACCCAGAACTCTGCAATGGGCTTCCTCAAGTCAGAGCGATTGTCCTGTCAGGGTCTTCTCTTGACTGCGGTTCAAACTGCCCTCAAGCAGCACCATAATGCCAACATGCACCGGCACTGGATAGCCCTCATAACAGACTCATTACCTTACTTGGAGAGAGGTCTCCCTAAGCTAGGAATCCCCCTAACAAGTCAACTATGTCGTAATCTGGAATCCCTTGCTGGTGTCTACAAAATGCAAGAGAACAGTAAAAG CAGTGACAAGGAAGACCTTCCCCCTGATCATGTGATTACCATGCTTGAAGGTCTAACCAACATCTGCCACTTCTGCTTGCTGGAGTCGTCATCGAGCCTGTCATCGATGACATCCAGACACAGTGCGTCCAGTCCAGTCAATGAGAGCGAATCCACTCCAACAGCTCAGATCTTCAGCAGTTTGATTGGTGCTCTGACAAGAGATAAAACTAAG GGTGCCACCACACCGACCAGTGGCCCGATGAGCAGCCCGAAGACCGAGGCCAGGAAAGGACTGCTCGGTATGCTTCCCAGGATCATGGCCAGTATATCCCGTCTATGGAGTGCAGTGCAGGGTGCTGAACTCGGTCGAGATGATCAAGAGAAGAATCAGGAGACTCCTTGTTATAGCATGGGAACACCAAAG GCTGTAAGACAGCAGATCATGGAGTTATTGAGTCCCATAGCCTTGCATCACTCTACCAATCTTCTAGCAGCTGTAGGAGTCGTCTGGAGCGATAGCAGACGCAGGCATAAACCACCAAAGGGAAAG GTCTTGGCCCAGCCTTCTAATGAACAGTTAGTCCTGGTCCAGTTAGTGAGTGCTATCAAAGCCCTACCAACTGACACCCTAGTACAGACCATCAAACTGGTCCTCAAGGCACCACCCTTTACAATCAGAGACAAG AACCAACCCGGCTTGGAGGTTAGCATGCTACAGTTCCTGTATGCCTATGTTCAGAAGATGGCTGTTGCTCCTCTCAGGGACTCCTGGCCATCTATCCTAGGACTACTCAAGGATGCTCTACAACTCAACCTCTCTGCTCCTGCACAGTTCTTACTCCTTGG AATTCTAAATGAAATCGTCCACAAGCTTCTGCCATTTGAAGAGCGCAAAGATCAGAGAGACCTTCAGGAGATCAGCCAACGCCTGATGGAAGCAGCCAACACCATAGCAGGGTCATCACTGGAACAGACTACGTGGCTCAGGAGGAATGTCTCCGTCAAGATCAATGCTTCACATATCTCAGAATCGGATGCTGATG CCTCAGATTCAGCAGTTGGTCCAGAATCACCTACAGAGGGTGCTGTCAATAATGGCAACAGTCCGTTGACCACACCCCCAATCACAACCCCACCCGCACAACAGTCCTATTCACAGTACAGCGTTCAAGCTCTCACTCTGCTTGCTGAG TTGATGGCTCCATTACTAGACATGGTGTATGGCAGCGATGAGAAAGACAAGGTAGTCCCTCTCCTGACATCAATCATGCACAATGTTACACCATACCTCAAGAACCATAG TGCCCTAAACATGCCTAGTTTCCGTGCCTGCACTTCTCTGGTATCAAGTCTTAGCGATTACCAGTACACCAGGAAAGCTTGGAAGAAAGATGCCTTTGATCTCCTTGTAGATGCTTCATTCTTCCAGATGGATACATCTTGCATAGGAGG GTGGAGATGCATAATTGACAATCTCATGACACACGACAGAACAACGTTCAAAGATCTTATGA CTCGAGTAGCAGCCTTGCAGAACACATCCCTGAGTATCTTTGCCAGCAAGGAGCAAGAGATGGAACAGAGAGCTCAGCTTCTAAAGAGACTAAGCTTTGTTGTGTTCTGCAGTGAGAGAGACCAGTATGTACGATCGTTACCTGATATACAAGAAAGACTGGCTGAGAGTCTAAGATTGAGCCAAAGCCCTGTTGTTCATGAACAG GTGTTCATGTTCTTCCGCGTTCTCCTCCTTCGAGTTTCACCTCATCATCTGACGGGTCTATGGCCTACTATGATCACGGAAATG GTGCAAGTATTTCTTCACATGGAGGAGCAGTTGGCTAAGAATGCCCAGGACGGGTCTAAACGGTCAGCTTTGGTCAGTTTCTTCCAGCTTGGTTCTAACGGTGGCAACCCATTGAAGACATTCCTTAATCTCTACCTCGCTGCTTCAAAGTTCCTTGATCTTGCACTGTGCTTGCCTTCTGAATCCCTTCCTCAGTTCCAAGT TTACAAATGGGCATTTGTTGGTGAGAGTAATGAAGGTGATTCCCAGACCAGATTTGTACCTCATATTGCCAGAGTTACCAAACTACTTAGAGCCAGGAAGAAACAG GATCCGAGCCTGAATCACACCATCATGCAGAGAGCGAGCCAAGGGCGCCCCCTGTTGACCATGCACCACATCCGGTCGGTAGAAGAGCTCCTTCCTTTCTTCAATACCCTGTGCAACATGCGGCAGCCGTCCGCCTCGAGACCTGCGACCACCTCCCAGGGACTGACCGTGACCGCTGGTAGCCATGACAACAGGCAAAACAATGTGAGGGACGATGGGGAGGAGGTGATCGTCATGGAGAAGCAGGAGAACGGTGTCCAGTCTGCGATGGCTGACGATGAGCTGATTGAGCATTTGGTGGAAAGAGATTTCCTCCTTATAGCATGA